A genomic stretch from Armatimonadota bacterium includes:
- a CDS encoding peptidylprolyl isomerase yields the protein MKWLLLGLLLVPFALPSAKPKVVIETTLGDITVELEPDKAPVTTKNFLRYVDAGRYKDARFHRTVTMDNQPDKKIKIEVIQGGVNPKFEKMDYPAIKLERTNKTGLKHLDGTISMARDGADTATSDFFICIGDQPELDFGGKRNPDGQGFAAFGHVVKGMEIVRKIQGQPSKEQSLTPPITIKNIRLMK from the coding sequence ATGAAATGGCTTTTGCTCGGCCTCTTGCTGGTCCCATTCGCACTCCCGTCGGCGAAGCCAAAGGTCGTCATCGAAACTACGCTTGGCGACATCACGGTTGAACTGGAACCGGACAAGGCCCCAGTCACCACCAAGAACTTTCTCCGCTACGTCGATGCCGGTCGCTACAAGGACGCTCGTTTCCACCGCACCGTGACCATGGACAACCAACCCGACAAGAAGATCAAGATCGAGGTGATCCAGGGCGGAGTGAATCCCAAGTTTGAAAAGATGGACTATCCGGCGATCAAGCTTGAGCGCACCAACAAAACCGGTCTGAAGCACCTCGACGGCACAATCTCCATGGCCCGTGACGGTGCCGACACCGCCACTTCCGACTTCTTCATCTGCATTGGCGACCAGCCCGAACTTGATTTCGGCGGCAAGCGCAATCCCGACGGACAGGGGTTTGCCGCTTTCGGGCACGTGGTCAAAGGCATGGAGATCGTCAGGAAGATTCAGGGCCAACCGTCGAAGGAGCAGTCGCTCACACCGCCGATCACGATCAAAAATATCCGTCTAATGAAGTAG
- a CDS encoding sulfatase-like hydrolase/transferase has protein sequence MLGLISLLVAARTSVSIQAPRPNVVFFLVDDLGWQDTSLSFGLREKLVGRHFRTPNVEALAKRGVQVNQAYAAAPVCTPSRVTLLSGINPARNHITNWVYDGRDTDGPDPTITLPDWRAIGFQPGDATTLPQVFHDSGYYTVEIGKAHFGAWHTKGERPTNLGFDRSIAGSAAGNPNSYYGLDNFARKKKNPNDPPALDDIQELDAYHGKDIYLTEALTAEAVKEIHRSAEMKKPLFLWFATYAVHAPIQANKKYLSHYKGMDPTEAAYATMVESYDVALGQLVSTLKKMGELDNTIIVFTSDNGGLSVSQRGGYPNLHNLPLRSGKGSAYEGGTRVPLVFAGPGIPAGKVLAKTFITSEDLFATMPDLAGIRANAPDGYSFKTEVTQGKDSEREQVNVWHFPHYRGGRGPGLQPFSSIRMGAFKAIFFYPDRKWELYNLETDIGETRDLSAFNPKQLKILADRLLLELRKMGAQFPTDPKTGQLIEPVYL, from the coding sequence ATGCTGGGATTGATCTCGCTCCTCGTAGCTGCACGGACTTCTGTCAGTATACAGGCACCCAGGCCGAACGTCGTTTTCTTCCTGGTCGACGACTTGGGCTGGCAGGACACGTCGCTGTCGTTCGGATTGCGGGAAAAGCTGGTAGGGCGACATTTTCGAACGCCCAACGTGGAGGCACTGGCCAAACGTGGGGTGCAAGTCAATCAAGCCTATGCCGCCGCGCCGGTGTGCACTCCATCCCGCGTGACGCTCTTGAGCGGCATCAACCCGGCCCGAAACCACATCACCAATTGGGTTTACGACGGTCGCGATACCGATGGACCCGACCCGACAATCACCTTACCTGACTGGCGAGCGATCGGTTTTCAGCCCGGCGACGCCACGACATTGCCGCAGGTCTTCCACGACTCGGGCTACTACACGGTCGAGATCGGGAAGGCCCATTTTGGCGCGTGGCATACAAAGGGCGAACGCCCGACCAACCTCGGTTTTGATCGTTCAATTGCGGGTTCGGCGGCGGGCAACCCCAACAGCTATTACGGTCTCGATAACTTTGCGCGGAAGAAAAAGAATCCCAACGATCCTCCGGCATTGGATGATATTCAGGAGCTCGACGCCTACCACGGCAAAGACATCTATCTGACCGAGGCTTTGACGGCCGAGGCGGTGAAGGAAATCCATCGCTCGGCGGAGATGAAGAAGCCGCTCTTTCTTTGGTTTGCTACCTACGCGGTACACGCGCCGATCCAGGCGAACAAGAAATACCTGAGCCATTACAAGGGCATGGACCCCACCGAGGCGGCCTACGCGACAATGGTCGAATCGTACGATGTGGCGCTCGGCCAGCTTGTCTCCACATTGAAGAAGATGGGCGAACTCGACAACACGATCATCGTCTTCACGAGCGACAATGGCGGGCTCTCGGTTTCCCAGCGGGGCGGATATCCGAACCTCCACAACCTTCCGCTTCGGAGCGGAAAAGGCTCGGCGTATGAGGGCGGAACGCGGGTGCCGCTCGTGTTTGCCGGGCCGGGAATTCCGGCGGGCAAGGTGCTGGCGAAGACCTTCATCACGTCGGAAGACTTGTTTGCCACCATGCCCGATCTGGCCGGAATCCGGGCCAATGCGCCGGACGGCTATTCCTTCAAGACCGAAGTGACCCAGGGCAAGGACAGCGAGCGGGAGCAGGTGAACGTTTGGCATTTTCCGCACTATCGCGGCGGCCGGGGGCCGGGGCTCCAGCCGTTCTCGTCGATCCGCATGGGAGCCTTCAAAGCGATCTTCTTCTACCCGGATCGAAAGTGGGAGCTATACAACCTCGAAACCGACATCGGCGAGACGCGCGACCTGAGCGCCTTCAACCCCAAACAGCTCAAGATATTGGCCGACCGGCTCCTGTTGGAACTGAGGAAGATGGGCGCACAATTCCCAACCGACCCGAAGACAGGGCAACTCATCGAGCCGGTCTATTTGTAG
- a CDS encoding prepilin-type N-terminal cleavage/methylation domain-containing protein, whose product MSKRTYAFTLIELLVVIAIIAILAAILFPVFAQAKVAAKKATDLSNMKQMGLSMMMYSTDFDDLLPMAMTKDPIPVAQATPPDYNMLGTDHAWTWCSDNDQNPTQIWWTYGETTWPYHKSLNIFRSPNSPNSNGNPGLGNYGVNWNLMGVPIFDPNHSWPLSTTAIDGVADKVLVINGGNVVLYQYNMVQPGAYGGLDYVAGACPNGPTSGPDAQGVDCSLYNVSWNSFPQMKGDLQTGRHNKSTINVTYADGHAKSTAFKGLAAKQGSAWCPNGNTGWACN is encoded by the coding sequence ATGTCAAAAAGAACTTATGCATTCACCCTCATCGAGCTGCTGGTGGTCATCGCGATCATCGCCATTCTCGCTGCAATCCTCTTCCCGGTCTTTGCCCAGGCAAAGGTCGCGGCCAAGAAAGCCACTGACCTAAGCAACATGAAGCAGATGGGTCTGTCGATGATGATGTACTCGACTGACTTCGACGACCTGTTGCCGATGGCAATGACCAAGGACCCAATCCCAGTAGCACAAGCTACTCCGCCCGACTACAACATGCTCGGTACCGATCACGCATGGACTTGGTGCTCGGATAACGACCAAAACCCGACTCAGATTTGGTGGACCTACGGCGAAACCACGTGGCCCTATCATAAGAGCCTCAACATCTTCCGAAGCCCGAACTCGCCGAACTCTAACGGCAACCCCGGCCTCGGCAACTACGGCGTCAACTGGAACCTCATGGGTGTGCCGATCTTCGATCCCAATCACTCTTGGCCGCTCAGCACCACCGCAATCGATGGCGTCGCCGATAAAGTCCTGGTCATCAATGGCGGAAACGTGGTCCTCTACCAGTACAACATGGTTCAGCCAGGTGCCTACGGTGGGCTCGATTACGTTGCTGGTGCATGCCCCAACGGACCGACCTCCGGCCCCGATGCTCAGGGCGTCGATTGTAGCCTCTACAACGTCTCATGGAACTCCTTCCCGCAAATGAAGGGCGACCTCCAGACCGGTCGGCACAACAAGTCGACGATCAACGTCACCTACGCCGACGGCCACGCAAAGTCGACGGCATTCAAGGGTCTCGCCGCCAAGCAAGGCTCCGCATGGTGCCCGAACGGCAACACCGGATGGGCCTGCAACTAG
- a CDS encoding gfo/Idh/MocA family oxidoreductase: MLSSLKFAILGAGGRGQMFSEWLANECGPGSVVAVAEPDPVRRALVSDAHGIPASHCYETWEELLAQPKLADIVINTTQDHAHIRSAVKAMEVGYHMLLEKPMAVSLADCETINDVRKRTGRIVSVCHSLRYHSAFTEVRNIIQSGVLGEVVSYDQLEAVEHIHMSHSFVRGNWGNEGASTFMLLAKSCHDIDILMDMVGSEVTSVSSYGKLSFFRKENAPEGAPKFCVEGCPASETCPYDATKIYLSDSGWARYVGFHRLARQQAIDALRVSSYGKCVFQSDNDVVDHQVVALNFESGATATFTMTAFTPTGGRFIRVHGTKGYLEAKIDERKLTYWEFWRSNKKTEIDLPNSKGAHGGADAEVMKILIRAVEQNDPSLVRTDTETSLRTHTVVFRAEESRRTGQTVDLRSQIGAH; the protein is encoded by the coding sequence ATGTTGTCTTCTTTGAAATTTGCTATCCTTGGTGCCGGTGGTCGGGGCCAGATGTTCAGCGAGTGGCTGGCGAACGAATGCGGACCAGGATCGGTGGTCGCGGTCGCCGAGCCCGACCCCGTCCGACGGGCCCTCGTTTCGGATGCCCACGGTATTCCCGCTTCGCACTGCTATGAGACTTGGGAAGAGCTTTTGGCTCAGCCGAAGCTGGCCGACATTGTGATCAACACGACTCAAGATCACGCCCATATCCGCTCGGCAGTGAAAGCGATGGAAGTCGGCTACCACATGCTTTTGGAGAAGCCAATGGCGGTGTCCTTGGCCGACTGCGAGACGATCAACGACGTGCGAAAACGCACCGGCCGAATCGTCAGCGTGTGCCACAGCCTCCGCTACCATTCGGCGTTCACCGAGGTGCGAAACATCATTCAGTCAGGCGTGTTGGGCGAGGTGGTTTCGTATGATCAGCTCGAAGCAGTCGAGCACATTCATATGTCGCATTCGTTTGTGCGAGGGAACTGGGGCAACGAAGGCGCTTCGACCTTTATGCTTCTGGCGAAGAGTTGTCACGACATCGATATTCTCATGGATATGGTCGGCTCCGAGGTCACCAGCGTTTCTTCGTACGGCAAGCTGAGCTTCTTCCGCAAGGAGAATGCCCCCGAGGGAGCGCCTAAATTCTGCGTTGAGGGATGTCCGGCCTCAGAAACTTGTCCGTACGATGCGACGAAGATTTACCTGAGCGATTCTGGTTGGGCCCGATACGTCGGTTTCCATCGCTTAGCGCGTCAGCAGGCGATCGACGCCTTACGTGTTAGTAGCTACGGCAAATGCGTTTTTCAATCGGATAACGATGTGGTGGACCACCAGGTTGTGGCGCTCAATTTTGAGTCCGGTGCTACGGCGACGTTTACCATGACGGCGTTTACGCCGACAGGTGGGCGCTTCATCCGAGTACACGGCACCAAGGGCTACTTGGAAGCCAAAATCGACGAGCGAAAGCTGACCTATTGGGAGTTTTGGCGAAGCAACAAGAAGACGGAAATCGACCTTCCGAACTCGAAAGGCGCTCATGGCGGCGCAGACGCCGAAGTGATGAAGATTCTGATTCGAGCCGTCGAGCAAAACGATCCATCGCTGGTTCGAACGGATACAGAGACATCGTTAAGGACACATACGGTGGTATTTCGAGCCGAAGAATCGCGACGGACTGGGCAAACCGTTGATTTGCGGTCCCAGATCGGCGCGCACTAG
- a CDS encoding SUMF1/EgtB/PvdO family nonheme iron enzyme, with translation MILIKGGTFKMGSESGLSDELPIHTVSVNSFYIDPHEVTNGQFAKFVSATHYVTTAERQPDPKDFPGVDPQDLKPGAGIFVEGKGWTYMPGANWQHPYGPETSIKGKDEYPVVQVSWDDAVAYAKWAGKQLPTEAEWEYAARSEGKPSEYVWGDQDYDDKKPQANIWQGQFPEKNDDTDGYKETAPVESFPPSPIGLYDMAGNVWEWTSDWYQPDYYKRSPKDNPQGPKSSTDPDEPNVPKRVMRGGSFLCAPDCCRGYRPSARMKSSPDTGLCHVGFRCVKSANP, from the coding sequence ATGATCTTGATCAAGGGCGGAACCTTCAAAATGGGTTCCGAAAGCGGCCTCAGCGACGAACTGCCTATTCACACGGTCAGCGTCAACTCGTTCTACATCGACCCGCACGAGGTCACTAACGGACAGTTCGCCAAGTTCGTCTCGGCCACCCACTACGTGACCACCGCCGAGCGGCAACCCGACCCCAAAGATTTTCCCGGCGTCGATCCCCAAGACCTCAAACCCGGCGCGGGAATCTTCGTCGAAGGCAAAGGCTGGACGTACATGCCGGGCGCCAACTGGCAGCATCCCTACGGTCCCGAAACTTCGATCAAAGGCAAGGATGAGTACCCGGTGGTCCAAGTTAGTTGGGACGATGCCGTCGCCTACGCCAAATGGGCGGGTAAGCAACTCCCGACCGAAGCCGAATGGGAGTATGCCGCCCGCTCCGAGGGCAAGCCGTCCGAATACGTTTGGGGCGACCAAGACTACGACGACAAGAAGCCACAAGCCAACATTTGGCAAGGGCAGTTCCCCGAAAAGAACGACGACACCGACGGCTACAAGGAGACGGCCCCCGTCGAAAGCTTCCCGCCGTCGCCCATCGGCCTGTACGACATGGCCGGAAACGTGTGGGAATGGACTTCCGACTGGTACCAACCCGACTACTACAAGCGTTCGCCGAAGGACAATCCGCAGGGTCCGAAGTCATCCACCGACCCCGACGAGCCCAACGTTCCGAAGCGCGTCATGCGCGGCGGCTCGTTCCTGTGCGCTCCCGATTGCTGCCGCGGCTATCGCCCCAGCGCCCGCATGAAGTCCTCGCCCGACACCGGCTTGTGCCATGTCGGGTTCCGTTGCGTGAAGTCCGCTAACCCGTAG
- a CDS encoding substrate-binding domain-containing protein: MQSPRWREIADELSFEISTGKYGPGDQLPSAAALADATGVSRLTANRALEELQRQGAVVRDGRRGTVVAPRVKRRTGRIALIVDQIDHIQNFPRPELLAGIHDGLGDEFNLLLCDAKADPKREIDLLNQMAEECDGILCWSTDGSRAGEAMNRLRAKGVPLVLLDRIPDGALADAVVPDSVKATREALEYLIAEGHTRIALFTFDKPDVSTVVERCSTYEKIMAEHGLETNGLVRKFAPSLEVSDRAYFDQAVSDALFAMARSEDPVTAVLCIQDLMGYAVLAGAENLGLEIPNQLEVVTFNDWPPIWLRRPWQAHRIAILPEQMGSKAIELLRAQIDGQPTEHGTYRVPAKFVAVDGLFSTDSIRTQS; encoded by the coding sequence GTGCAAAGCCCGCGATGGCGCGAGATCGCCGATGAACTGAGTTTTGAGATATCGACTGGCAAGTATGGTCCGGGCGACCAACTGCCATCGGCGGCGGCTTTGGCCGACGCGACGGGCGTCAGTCGATTGACGGCGAATCGTGCGTTGGAAGAGCTTCAGCGGCAGGGCGCAGTGGTCCGCGATGGGCGTCGAGGAACCGTCGTCGCCCCCCGAGTAAAGCGGCGAACGGGCCGCATCGCGCTCATCGTCGACCAGATCGACCACATCCAGAACTTTCCGAGGCCGGAACTGTTAGCGGGCATTCACGACGGGTTGGGAGACGAATTCAACCTTTTGCTTTGCGATGCCAAGGCGGACCCGAAACGAGAAATCGATCTCCTCAACCAAATGGCGGAAGAGTGCGATGGGATTCTGTGCTGGTCGACGGACGGGAGCCGCGCTGGCGAGGCGATGAATCGCCTTCGAGCGAAGGGCGTTCCTCTTGTCTTGCTGGACCGCATTCCCGACGGGGCCCTTGCCGACGCGGTGGTGCCGGACAGCGTCAAGGCCACCCGAGAAGCCCTGGAATATCTCATCGCCGAAGGCCATACGCGCATCGCGCTGTTTACGTTTGACAAGCCGGACGTCTCGACCGTCGTCGAGCGGTGCTCGACGTACGAGAAAATCATGGCCGAACACGGGCTCGAAACGAACGGCTTGGTCCGCAAGTTCGCCCCCTCGCTGGAAGTTTCGGATCGGGCGTACTTCGACCAAGCGGTGTCGGATGCGCTGTTCGCGATGGCGCGCTCGGAGGACCCGGTCACGGCCGTCCTCTGCATTCAGGATCTCATGGGCTACGCGGTGCTCGCGGGGGCCGAGAACCTGGGCCTAGAGATTCCCAATCAGCTCGAAGTCGTGACGTTCAACGATTGGCCGCCGATCTGGCTTCGCCGTCCGTGGCAGGCACATCGCATCGCGATTCTGCCGGAGCAGATGGGGAGCAAAGCGATCGAGCTTTTGCGAGCGCAGATCGATGGTCAGCCGACCGAGCACGGCACCTATCGCGTTCCGGCTAAGTTCGTCGCCGTCGACGGACTGTTCAGTACAGATTCAATTCGCACTCAATCATAA
- a CDS encoding sulfatase-like hydrolase/transferase, giving the protein MVLSILLAGTMAFQKPQNFVVIFVDDMGYGDLSCYGNTRYKTPNLDRMAANGAKFTNFYVGSPACSPSRASLLTGCYPTRVSVPQVLGPDWKTGLNPDEITIPRMLKASGYATACVGKWHLGVKNLMPTHQGFDEFFGLPYSADMWPPNGNWPRLFLYEGDKPLEEIKNLDDQAQLTRRYTEHAQEFIRKNKKKPFFLYMTHSMPHVPIAASKRFLGKSRAGLYGDVVQEIDWSVGEVLKTLKEQGLEKNTLVTFSSDNGPWLPYGDHAGSAGGLREGKGTTFEGGFREPGIFYEPGFVPKGLVVNEMASTMDYLPTFAKLSGATLPKNEIDGHDIRDLITGKKGAKTPWDAFYYYWPGELQAVRSGDWKLHVPHNHRHQTYPAGTGGKPAGEVTEHIGLSLFNITKDPAETTNVADQHPEIVERLLKLIEEARQDFGDTLTKRVGSKVRPPGKVDPTG; this is encoded by the coding sequence ATGGTGCTCAGCATTCTGCTTGCCGGAACAATGGCGTTCCAAAAGCCGCAGAACTTCGTCGTGATCTTCGTCGACGACATGGGCTACGGCGACCTTAGTTGTTACGGCAATACACGCTACAAGACGCCGAACCTGGACCGCATGGCTGCCAACGGCGCGAAGTTCACCAACTTCTATGTGGGGTCGCCAGCGTGTAGTCCATCGCGCGCATCCCTGCTGACGGGGTGCTATCCCACCCGTGTGTCGGTTCCTCAGGTTCTTGGTCCCGACTGGAAAACGGGTCTTAATCCAGATGAGATCACGATTCCTCGAATGCTGAAAGCCAGTGGCTACGCCACGGCCTGCGTTGGCAAATGGCACCTGGGGGTCAAGAACCTGATGCCGACCCACCAGGGCTTCGACGAGTTCTTTGGACTACCGTATTCCGCCGACATGTGGCCCCCGAACGGCAACTGGCCCCGTCTCTTTCTGTACGAAGGTGATAAGCCACTAGAAGAGATTAAGAACCTCGACGATCAGGCGCAACTGACGCGCCGATACACCGAGCACGCCCAAGAATTCATCCGCAAAAACAAGAAGAAGCCGTTCTTTTTGTACATGACTCACTCTATGCCACACGTGCCGATTGCGGCAAGCAAACGATTCCTTGGCAAGAGCAGGGCGGGACTTTACGGCGACGTAGTTCAAGAAATCGATTGGTCGGTGGGCGAAGTTTTGAAGACGCTCAAAGAGCAAGGATTAGAGAAGAATACGCTCGTCACGTTCTCATCCGACAACGGTCCGTGGCTCCCTTATGGCGATCATGCTGGTTCGGCCGGGGGCCTGCGAGAGGGCAAGGGGACGACGTTTGAGGGTGGCTTCCGGGAACCAGGAATTTTCTACGAACCCGGATTCGTTCCCAAGGGCCTCGTCGTCAACGAAATGGCTTCCACGATGGACTATCTGCCAACTTTTGCGAAGCTGTCGGGAGCGACCTTGCCCAAGAATGAGATCGACGGGCATGATATTCGCGACCTGATCACGGGCAAGAAGGGAGCGAAGACGCCTTGGGACGCCTTCTACTACTATTGGCCAGGCGAACTGCAAGCGGTTCGGAGTGGAGATTGGAAGCTCCACGTCCCTCACAACCACCGACACCAGACGTACCCAGCCGGCACGGGCGGCAAGCCAGCGGGCGAGGTGACAGAGCACATCGGTTTGTCGCTGTTCAATATCACGAAAGACCCGGCGGAAACGACAAACGTGGCTGACCAACATCCCGAGATCGTCGAGCGCCTGTTGAAATTGATCGAGGAAGCTCGCCAGGATTTCGGCGACACGCTCACCAAAAGGGTCGGTTCGAAGGTTCGACCGCCCGGAAAGGTCGATCCTACGGGTTAG
- a CDS encoding prepilin-type N-terminal cleavage/methylation domain-containing protein: MQRKAFTLIELLVVIAIIAILAAILFPVFAQAKVAAKKTASLSNLKQLMTSVFIYSSDNDDFIPHSNEYEPYIFMTRLLPYTKNREIFKIPASTSPQGTLQRKQHDNGFGDYMLPPSDGCVGLGTSTVGTAKWYNDIYPADDYNVNKCLFGYQGGQCTGAYGYFQPAPNTVTGSPGGEGQTGVGPGYGQTQFTSVSKVVLFSEFPEHGNQWPGGGGVPFWGGNFEGYWNQGSNVGHMDGHAKYYKTNKLLPPPDNYGDTGTGPYGPSWNDGNPRRGTSFQWWGTNFASPDNQ; this comes from the coding sequence ATGCAACGAAAAGCATTCACTCTTATCGAACTTCTCGTCGTCATCGCGATCATCGCGATCTTGGCGGCGATTCTCTTCCCGGTGTTCGCGCAGGCGAAAGTGGCGGCCAAGAAGACGGCCAGCCTTTCCAACCTGAAGCAATTAATGACGTCCGTATTCATTTACTCGTCGGACAACGACGACTTCATCCCGCATTCCAACGAATACGAACCGTACATCTTTATGACGCGCTTGCTTCCGTACACCAAGAATCGTGAGATCTTCAAGATTCCCGCGAGCACGTCGCCGCAGGGCACGCTCCAACGCAAACAGCACGACAACGGCTTTGGCGACTATATGCTCCCGCCGAGCGACGGATGCGTCGGTCTTGGGACTTCGACGGTCGGCACGGCCAAGTGGTACAACGACATCTATCCCGCCGACGACTACAACGTCAATAAGTGCTTGTTTGGCTATCAGGGTGGGCAGTGTACGGGCGCTTACGGCTACTTCCAACCTGCGCCGAACACGGTGACGGGCTCGCCCGGTGGCGAAGGCCAGACTGGCGTGGGACCGGGCTACGGACAGACGCAATTTACGTCGGTGTCGAAGGTCGTTCTGTTCTCCGAATTCCCCGAGCATGGCAATCAATGGCCGGGTGGCGGTGGCGTTCCCTTCTGGGGCGGCAACTTCGAAGGCTACTGGAACCAAGGTAGCAATGTCGGGCACATGGATGGCCACGCGAAGTACTACAAGACCAACAAGCTTCTGCCGCCGCCGGACAACTACGGCGACACCGGCACGGGCCCTTACGGCCCTTCGTGGAACGACGGCAACCCGCGCCGAGGCACCAGCTTCCAGTGGTGGGGTACGAACTTTGCTTCGCCGGATAACCAGTAA
- a CDS encoding DUF4832 domain-containing protein — protein sequence MITALLAAHFLGTTYEWTYKPAPGPIVNPLKGWAPYVGEGSQIQQPYSMVYFNVKWNELEPQDGVYKFDEWEKKTWDIPAAKGKLVVFRVNMDYPTEKTGVPQWLIDAGLKMTPYTDYGGGKSPDYSNPRLQKALLKFIKALGARYNSNPRVAFIQVGLLGFWGEWHTWPRTELFASDDFQKQVLDTMTKAFPDKKLMARNPSGVAGSYTNLGFHDDMIPQDTVGSEDWKFLPGILAHNLGANWKQYPRGGEMVPFASKQYMVDEYSTTLKAVQDVHFTWIGPYCPALENIESDTFKSNCRQLIRTMGYQFSLTKAFAQIDGKNLAFRIEGTNDGVAPFYYLWTVRFALLDDQDHVAAQTDSTIDIRKWLPGNFSANGSVSFATKPGKYRLALGVIDPYNRVPDVEFANQIDKIDGWQTLGQVQIKP from the coding sequence ATGATTACCGCCCTCCTCGCCGCCCATTTTCTTGGCACCACCTACGAGTGGACGTACAAACCTGCCCCCGGACCAATCGTCAATCCCCTCAAGGGCTGGGCCCCCTACGTCGGCGAAGGTTCTCAGATTCAACAACCCTATTCGATGGTTTATTTCAACGTCAAATGGAACGAACTAGAACCGCAGGACGGCGTGTACAAATTCGACGAATGGGAGAAGAAGACTTGGGATATTCCTGCCGCAAAAGGCAAACTTGTCGTCTTCCGAGTCAACATGGACTATCCCACCGAAAAGACGGGAGTGCCCCAATGGCTGATCGATGCTGGACTGAAGATGACGCCCTACACCGATTACGGCGGAGGCAAAAGTCCAGACTACAGCAATCCTCGCCTGCAGAAGGCGCTTCTCAAGTTCATCAAGGCTTTGGGTGCCCGGTATAACTCCAATCCCAGAGTAGCCTTTATCCAAGTTGGCCTCCTAGGATTCTGGGGCGAGTGGCACACCTGGCCGCGGACGGAGTTATTCGCGTCCGATGATTTTCAAAAGCAGGTCCTCGACACCATGACGAAGGCCTTTCCCGACAAGAAGCTGATGGCTCGCAATCCGTCCGGTGTCGCTGGCTCCTACACTAACCTTGGCTTCCACGACGACATGATTCCTCAAGACACCGTCGGTTCCGAGGACTGGAAATTCTTGCCTGGAATCTTAGCCCACAACCTCGGAGCGAATTGGAAGCAGTATCCGCGCGGAGGCGAAATGGTGCCCTTTGCGTCTAAACAGTACATGGTGGACGAATACTCGACCACCCTTAAGGCCGTCCAAGATGTCCACTTCACGTGGATCGGTCCCTACTGCCCAGCTCTTGAAAATATCGAGTCCGACACGTTCAAGTCCAATTGCCGCCAACTCATCCGCACAATGGGTTATCAGTTTTCCCTCACCAAAGCATTCGCTCAAATCGACGGGAAAAATCTCGCCTTCAGAATCGAAGGAACGAACGACGGTGTCGCCCCGTTCTACTACCTCTGGACCGTTCGCTTCGCCCTGCTCGATGACCAAGACCACGTTGCCGCCCAGACCGATTCGACCATCGATATTCGCAAGTGGCTACCCGGAAACTTCAGCGCAAATGGGTCGGTTTCTTTCGCCACAAAGCCGGGAAAATATCGTCTCGCCCTCGGCGTAATCGATCCTTACAACCGGGTTCCCGACGTCGAATTTGCCAATCAAATCGACAAGATTGACGGCTGGCAAACCCTTGGTCAGGTTCAAATTAAGCCGTAA
- a CDS encoding aldo/keto reductase family oxidoreductase — translation MNRLQIGTSGVEASEISIGCMRIGGMEPSAIDELIRSSLDLGIDFFDHADIYGGGKCEEVFAASVKRLGLDRSKIILQSKCGIRKGFFDFSKEHILTSVDGILKRLDTDYLDILLLHRPDTLIEPEEVAEAFETVSKAGKVKNFGVSNFNPQQVELLQASLPMKLHVNQLQLSVMHTGMIDQGLTVNMKHENSVDRDGGILDYCRLKKITIQPWSPFQFGFFEGVFVDNPKFPELNKVLDTLSTEYGVTKTGMAIAWLQRHPAKMQTVLGTTKPSRVKEVADACKIDLSRPHWYEIYRAAGNILP, via the coding sequence ATGAATCGTTTGCAGATTGGCACCTCGGGCGTCGAGGCGTCGGAAATCTCCATCGGCTGTATGCGGATTGGCGGCATGGAGCCGTCTGCGATCGACGAATTGATCCGCTCGTCACTGGACTTGGGAATCGACTTCTTCGACCACGCTGACATCTACGGCGGCGGCAAGTGTGAGGAGGTCTTCGCGGCTTCGGTGAAGCGCCTGGGCCTGGACCGAAGCAAGATCATTCTGCAAAGCAAGTGCGGCATCCGCAAGGGATTTTTCGACTTCTCGAAGGAGCACATTTTGACGTCGGTGGACGGAATTCTGAAGCGGCTCGATACCGACTACCTCGACATTCTGCTCCTGCACCGACCGGATACGTTGATCGAGCCGGAAGAGGTCGCCGAGGCGTTCGAGACCGTCTCCAAAGCCGGAAAGGTGAAGAATTTCGGCGTCAGCAATTTCAACCCACAGCAGGTCGAACTGCTGCAGGCGTCGCTTCCGATGAAGCTCCACGTCAACCAGCTTCAGCTCAGCGTGATGCACACGGGCATGATCGACCAGGGCTTGACGGTGAACATGAAGCATGAGAACTCGGTGGACCGCGATGGCGGCATCCTCGACTACTGCCGACTGAAGAAGATCACGATTCAGCCGTGGTCGCCATTCCAATTCGGCTTCTTCGAGGGCGTGTTCGTGGATAATCCCAAGTTTCCTGAGTTGAACAAGGTGCTCGATACGCTTTCGACCGAATACGGCGTGACGAAGACGGGAATGGCGATCGCATGGCTCCAGCGGCATCCGGCGAAGATGCAGACGGTCTTGGGAACGACGAAGCCGAGCCGAGTGAAGGAAGTTGCCGACGCGTGCAAGATCGACCTTTCGCGTCCGCACTGGTACGAGATCTACCGCGCGGCGGGCAATATTCTGCCGTAG